Proteins encoded by one window of Ignavibacteriota bacterium:
- a CDS encoding DUF2892 domain-containing protein — MNKNVGGIDKKIRFGLGILILIIGYLNNSWWGIIGIVPILTAFLGWCPLYVPLKLSTISNNKNK, encoded by the coding sequence ATGAATAAAAATGTAGGCGGCATAGACAAAAAAATAAGATTCGGTTTAGGCATACTAATTTTGATCATTGGTTATTTAAATAATTCATGGTGGGGCATAATTGGGATTGTACCAATATTAACGGCATTTCTTGGATGGTGTCCTCTTTATGTTCCGTTAAAATTATCAACTATATCTAATAATAAAAATAAATAG